Proteins encoded in a region of the Malaciobacter mytili LMG 24559 genome:
- a CDS encoding NADH-ubiquinone oxidoreductase subunit E family protein, with amino-acid sequence MKRYDLRALKDNFYNRMLELLKDDIKDGENAIFIFEIGDFTPIQKSADLLYENGYTLMNSIKFNEVDWTIVVKKVQPEKKEILEEKEENL; translated from the coding sequence GTGAAAAGATATGATTTAAGAGCTTTAAAAGATAATTTTTATAACAGAATGTTAGAGTTATTAAAAGATGATATAAAAGATGGTGAAAATGCTATTTTTATCTTTGAAATAGGGGATTTTACTCCTATTCAAAAAAGTGCAGATTTATTATATGAAAATGGTTATACCTTAATGAACTCAATTAAGTTTAATGAAGTTGATTGGACAATTGTAGTTAAAAAAGTGCAACCAGAAAAAAAAGAGATTTTAGAAGAAAAAGAAGAGAACCTATGA
- the nuoH gene encoding NADH-quinone oxidoreductase subunit NuoH has translation METSIIIETVVKAIVILALFSALAGFTTYIERKILAFMQRRLGPMNVGPYGLLQIAADGIKLFMKEDFIPQNAIRPIFMIAPIITAATAFIAMSAVPFLPEFELFGYTVRPIIADINVGVLFVMGVASVGLYGPLLGGMSSANKWSLLGGARTAIQLLSYEVVSGLALLAPLMLVGSLSLIDINNYQNGGFTSWLVWSQPLAFILFVIAGFAETNRTPFDLLEHEAEIIAGYATEYSGIRWGMFFIGEYANLFTICFLVSLIFLGGFNDLWFIPGGLAIILKVMFLIFFFLWTRASWPHIRPDQLMWLCWKILMPLAVLNILITGFVMMF, from the coding sequence ATGGAAACAAGTATTATTATTGAGACAGTTGTAAAAGCTATTGTTATTTTAGCACTATTCTCAGCACTTGCAGGATTTACTACTTATATAGAAAGAAAAATTCTTGCTTTTATGCAAAGAAGATTAGGTCCTATGAATGTGGGACCATATGGACTTTTACAAATAGCAGCAGATGGTATTAAACTATTTATGAAGGAAGATTTTATTCCTCAAAATGCCATAAGACCAATTTTTATGATTGCTCCAATTATAACAGCTGCAACAGCTTTTATTGCTATGAGTGCAGTTCCTTTTTTACCTGAATTTGAACTATTTGGTTATACAGTAAGACCAATTATTGCTGATATAAATGTTGGAGTTTTATTTGTAATGGGAGTGGCATCAGTTGGACTTTATGGACCGCTTTTAGGTGGAATGAGCAGTGCAAATAAGTGGTCACTTTTAGGTGGAGCTAGAACTGCTATTCAACTTTTATCTTATGAAGTGGTTTCAGGACTAGCTCTTCTTGCACCTTTAATGCTTGTGGGAAGTCTATCTTTAATTGATATAAATAATTATCAAAATGGTGGTTTTACTTCTTGGTTAGTGTGGTCTCAACCTCTTGCTTTTATTTTATTTGTAATAGCTGGATTTGCTGAGACGAATAGAACACCATTTGATTTATTAGAACATGAAGCTGAAATTATTGCAGGGTATGCAACGGAGTATTCAGGTATTAGATGGGGAATGTTCTTTATTGGGGAATATGCAAATCTTTTTACAATTTGTTTTTTAGTTTCACTTATCTTTTTAGGTGGTTTTAATGACCTTTGGTTTATCCCTGGTGGTTTAGCAATTATTTTAAAAGTAATGTTTTTGATTTTCTTTTTTCTTTGGACAAGAGCTTCTTGGCCACATATTAGACCTGACCAACTTATGTGGTTATGTTGGAAAATCTTAATGCCACTTGCAGTGTTAAATATCTTAATCACTGGTTTTGTGATGATGTTTTAG
- the nuoN gene encoding NADH-quinone oxidoreductase subunit NuoN produces MNEIPKIAIDFASLNFTTIAPMIAAIIGALVILCVDLVNKKLDKSLYIILAILFLLIDLGFIFAFNSDSRGFFDLLLVDGISTLSQAIIVIASIFFIALGFSKLSFQEFRYPEYFALFLFMIAGFQFMVSSDSLILIFVSLETASLALYTMIAMHNRLTAIEAAIKYFTMGALAAAFFAFGSMIFYAQTGSVELGQISYILTQNNFENYFVILVGTVFLIAALGFKLSLFPFHLWVADVYEGSSSALAGFISIVPKIAGFIVALRFFEIFIISDDIFIQTILYTMVVLTMTIPNIIALLQNDIKRMLAYSSISNAGFAMAAILIGTHQATQSLFLYWAMFLITNLGGFTMLWLNRIKDESLTDDSLNKYAGLVKTSPVTACIMALFMLSLAGLPPFALFWGKLYLISSALNAGFMFLALIMVLNSAIAAYYYLKPIVYMFLKEPINSKEYYLQNASMPIKFIAAICAIFTILSIFTIEPLLQIISYYIQISGF; encoded by the coding sequence ATGAATGAAATTCCAAAAATAGCCATTGATTTTGCTAGTTTAAACTTTACTACAATTGCTCCAATGATAGCAGCAATTATTGGTGCTTTAGTTATTTTATGTGTAGATTTAGTAAATAAAAAATTAGATAAATCTTTATATATAATTTTAGCTATTTTATTTTTACTAATTGATTTAGGATTTATTTTTGCTTTTAATTCAGATAGTAGAGGATTTTTTGATTTATTATTAGTTGATGGTATTTCAACTTTATCTCAAGCAATAATTGTAATAGCTTCTATTTTCTTTATTGCTTTAGGATTTTCAAAGCTTAGCTTTCAAGAGTTTAGGTACCCAGAATATTTTGCACTATTTTTATTTATGATAGCTGGATTTCAGTTTATGGTAAGTTCAGATAGCCTTATTTTAATCTTTGTTTCTTTAGAGACGGCTTCACTAGCTTTATATACAATGATAGCTATGCATAATAGATTAACAGCCATTGAAGCTGCAATTAAATATTTTACTATGGGTGCATTAGCAGCTGCATTTTTTGCCTTTGGGTCTATGATTTTTTATGCTCAAACAGGAAGTGTAGAGTTGGGACAAATTTCATATATCTTAACTCAAAATAATTTTGAAAACTATTTTGTAATTTTAGTAGGAACAGTATTTTTAATAGCTGCACTTGGATTTAAACTTTCTTTATTCCCTTTTCACTTATGGGTTGCAGATGTTTATGAGGGTTCATCTTCGGCTTTAGCTGGATTTATTTCTATTGTTCCAAAAATTGCTGGATTTATAGTGGCTCTTAGATTTTTTGAGATATTTATTATAAGTGATGATATTTTTATACAAACTATTTTATATACAATGGTTGTATTAACAATGACAATTCCGAATATTATTGCTTTATTACAAAATGATATAAAAAGAATGTTAGCATATTCATCTATTTCAAATGCAGGTTTTGCAATGGCTGCTATTTTAATAGGTACACATCAAGCAACACAAAGTCTATTTTTATATTGGGCTATGTTTTTAATTACAAATCTTGGTGGATTTACTATGCTTTGGTTAAATAGAATAAAAGATGAGAGTTTAACTGATGATAGTTTAAATAAATATGCAGGATTAGTAAAAACTTCACCAGTAACTGCTTGTATAATGGCTTTATTTATGTTAAGTTTAGCAGGTCTTCCTCCCTTTGCACTTTTTTGGGGGAAGCTATATTTAATTAGTAGTGCTTTAAATGCAGGGTTTATGTTTTTAGCTTTAATTATGGTTTTAAATTCAGCAATTGCAGCATATTATTATTTAAAACCAATCGTTTATATGTTTTTAAAAGAACCAATTAACTCTAAAGAGTATTATTTACAAAATGCATCTATGCCTATAAAATTTATAGCAGCAATTTGTGCAATTTTTACAATTCTTTCAATTTTTACTATTGAACCATTACTTCAAATAATTTCTTACTATATACAAATTTCGGGGTTTTAA
- the nuoL gene encoding NADH-quinone oxidoreductase subunit L, with protein MEKYLYIALFAPLVGSLIAALFAMGKKTIFTGLFTSFMLAVSTIASLNLLYYVYKTGEIIHVRMMDWIVVGNINIPFGFIVDEVSVIMMSVVTIVSTMVHIHSIGYMEHDKGFNRYFSYLSAFVFSMLILVMSDNFAGLFIGWEGVGLCSWLLIGFWYHKHSASWAANEAFIMNRIADLGMLIGIFLIYWNIGSLQYDIVFANIDSLSTLTIVSIGIFLFIGAMGKSAQFPFHTWLADAMEGPTPVSALIHAATMVTAGVYLVIRANEIYTTIPEVGYFIACLGAFVAIFAATMALVNNDMKRVIAYSTLSQLGYMFVAAGLGAYWVALFHLATHAFFKSVLFLGAGNVMHAMNNEIDIRKMGGLYEKMKPTAIIMIIASIALAGIFPFAGFFSKDKILEAAFNADAIILWSILFITAGLTAFYSFRLIMKIFFSTPVYKEYDFHPHETYPFVIAAMIPLALLAIIAGWFEHSFVQMVTKTLPTWEASNISHQTAYILIALTSAIAIFGILFAVFKYKNGGFCKSWEEKAIYKLLLNQYYIPLFYDKVVCKTYYALSKFAFKVVDLKIVDATVDLIARVVYKTGENSRPIQSGNLSHALKVMAIGVVFILLLSATLAFIN; from the coding sequence ATGGAAAAATATTTATATATAGCACTTTTTGCTCCACTTGTAGGTTCCCTTATAGCTGCTCTTTTTGCTATGGGTAAAAAAACTATTTTTACAGGTCTTTTTACTTCTTTTATGTTAGCTGTTTCAACTATTGCTTCATTAAATCTTTTATATTATGTATATAAAACAGGTGAAATTATCCATGTTAGAATGATGGATTGGATAGTTGTTGGAAATATTAATATACCTTTTGGGTTTATAGTTGATGAAGTAAGTGTAATTATGATGAGTGTGGTTACAATTGTATCAACAATGGTACATATTCACTCTATTGGTTATATGGAACATGATAAAGGATTTAATAGATATTTCTCATATTTAAGTGCCTTTGTATTTTCTATGCTTATTTTAGTAATGTCTGATAACTTTGCAGGACTATTTATAGGATGGGAAGGAGTTGGGCTTTGTTCTTGGCTTCTTATTGGGTTTTGGTATCATAAACACAGTGCTTCTTGGGCTGCTAATGAAGCTTTTATTATGAATAGAATAGCAGATTTAGGAATGCTGATTGGAATTTTCCTAATTTATTGGAATATTGGAAGTTTACAGTATGATATTGTATTTGCAAATATAGACTCTCTTTCAACACTTACTATTGTATCAATAGGAATATTTTTATTTATTGGAGCAATGGGAAAATCAGCACAATTTCCTTTTCATACTTGGCTTGCAGATGCAATGGAAGGCCCAACACCAGTTTCAGCTCTTATTCATGCGGCTACAATGGTAACAGCAGGGGTTTATTTAGTAATTAGAGCAAATGAGATTTATACAACAATTCCTGAAGTTGGCTATTTTATTGCTTGTTTAGGGGCTTTTGTAGCAATTTTTGCAGCCACTATGGCTTTAGTAAATAATGATATGAAAAGAGTAATTGCTTATTCAACTTTATCTCAATTGGGATATATGTTTGTTGCTGCTGGACTTGGAGCTTATTGGGTAGCATTATTTCACCTTGCAACACATGCTTTTTTTAAATCAGTCTTATTTTTAGGTGCAGGAAATGTAATGCATGCAATGAATAATGAAATTGATATTAGAAAAATGGGTGGGTTATATGAAAAGATGAAACCAACTGCAATTATTATGATTATTGCTTCAATTGCTCTTGCTGGAATTTTTCCTTTTGCAGGTTTTTTCTCAAAAGATAAGATTTTAGAAGCTGCTTTTAATGCAGATGCAATTATTTTATGGAGTATTTTATTTATAACAGCAGGACTTACAGCTTTTTATTCTTTTAGACTTATTATGAAAATATTTTTCTCAACACCTGTTTATAAAGAGTATGATTTCCATCCTCATGAAACATATCCTTTTGTTATTGCAGCTATGATTCCCCTTGCTCTTTTAGCAATAATTGCTGGTTGGTTTGAACACTCTTTTGTACAAATGGTTACTAAAACTCTTCCAACATGGGAGGCTTCAAATATTTCACATCAAACAGCATATATTTTAATAGCACTAACAAGTGCAATTGCAATTTTTGGTATTTTATTTGCAGTATTTAAGTATAAAAATGGTGGGTTTTGTAAATCTTGGGAAGAAAAAGCTATATATAAATTATTGTTAAATCAATATTATATTCCTTTGTTTTATGACAAAGTAGTTTGTAAAACATATTATGCTCTTTCAAAATTTGCATTTAAAGTTGTGGATTTAAAAATTGTTGATGCAACTGTTGATTTAATTGCAAGAGTTGTTTATAAAACTGGTGAGAATTCAAGACCAATTCAATCTGGGAATTTATCCCATGCATTGAAGGTTATGGCAATAGGTGTTGTGTTTATATTACTATTAAGTGCAACTCTTGCATTTATCAATTAA
- the nuoK gene encoding NADH-quinone oxidoreductase subunit NuoK — translation MSLNAYLILSTLLFCIGLFGVIRRKNLLMLFFSTEIMLNAVNVGLAAISKFHGDLTGQMFAFFIVAIAASEVAIGLGLLILWYKKTGTIDLDSMQRLKG, via the coding sequence ATGAGTTTAAATGCTTATTTAATTTTATCAACTCTTCTATTTTGTATAGGATTGTTTGGAGTAATTAGAAGAAAAAATCTTCTAATGCTTTTTTTCTCTACTGAAATTATGTTAAATGCTGTAAATGTAGGACTTGCCGCTATTTCTAAATTTCATGGGGATTTAACAGGTCAAATGTTTGCATTTTTTATAGTTGCAATTGCAGCTTCTGAAGTTGCAATTGGTCTTGGATTACTTATTTTATGGTATAAAAAGACAGGAACTATTGATTTAGATAGTATGCAAAGATTAAAAGGCTAA
- a CDS encoding NADH-quinone oxidoreductase subunit G: protein MSELISLEIDGKICNANEGESLLNIARANGIFIPAICYLTRCSPTLACRLCLVEADGKQVYACNAKAKEGMQVKTTTENIAKERRAIMEVYDVNHPLQCGVCDQSGECELQNYTLYMKVDSQNYAIKDIPRPTQHWGVMNYDPGLCIVCEKCVTVCKDMIGSNALSTVKRSSDAIEKTFKDSMPKDAYSMWNKLNKSLIGFDENSCTDCGECISVCPVGALVSHDFQYKSNAWELTRIPASNPHSSDCSLIYYERKHESIEKHNVLKIYRVTNDHHYVSLNGAARFAYDFENKVQVKNEVAFNSAIEAFQKATSVKFNSFITNEEALLLQKLKEKLGFKLINEDAFKYQRFLKAFSSVTGNSLYKGSLKEVHNADFVISLGSFLKHDLPNARYAFNNTIVTNKANGLYFHPIVDKIVEKIGKKGKSSEFIYHKPLKEEAILYLILDLFANENLPLNIKEYLESLKEKRVKTVIETKKEQVIEKVIDEQTGEEKEVKKIISKDEEKQVEYIYSKLLDEIEQNESFYELISSMIDKKQSFSLIIGEDLITHPNWETLAKLCGLIEKYTNFNLVIIPTKTNTLGVSLICELDEKADGFIVGYNEKADFELSALGDADLDIPALNQQEGTFVNIDKRVVPTNAALPYKGYTLNDIANKLLEQEIEYTIKYTQALPLKKGFKAICFDDLSNYFSNDMQENRGYLLDVMEVSSSEEFTISSSEQFSKTQEEITIYKANPINVFNEFVAISHEFKEKAKTGIYLSKALLEKLCLNEKDSVNISANGKTLKLEVYFDDQIDGEIAYISTFDKNIKTKELFDSYRFNKAVISKA, encoded by the coding sequence GTGAGCGAACTAATATCATTAGAAATTGATGGGAAAATTTGTAATGCAAATGAGGGAGAGTCTTTATTAAATATTGCAAGAGCAAATGGTATTTTTATTCCAGCAATTTGCTATCTTACAAGATGTTCTCCAACTTTAGCATGTAGGTTATGTTTAGTTGAAGCTGATGGAAAACAAGTGTATGCTTGTAATGCAAAAGCTAAAGAGGGTATGCAAGTAAAAACAACTACTGAAAATATTGCTAAAGAAAGAAGAGCAATAATGGAAGTATATGATGTAAATCATCCTTTACAATGTGGTGTTTGTGACCAAAGTGGAGAGTGTGAATTACAAAATTATACTTTATATATGAAAGTTGATTCTCAAAATTATGCTATAAAAGATATACCAAGACCAACTCAACATTGGGGAGTAATGAATTATGACCCTGGCTTATGTATTGTTTGTGAAAAGTGTGTAACAGTATGTAAAGATATGATAGGTTCAAATGCTTTAAGTACAGTAAAAAGAAGCTCTGATGCTATTGAAAAAACTTTTAAAGATAGTATGCCAAAAGATGCTTATTCTATGTGGAATAAGTTAAATAAATCTTTAATTGGTTTTGATGAAAATTCATGTACAGATTGTGGAGAATGTATCTCTGTTTGTCCTGTTGGGGCTTTAGTTTCACATGATTTTCAATATAAATCAAATGCTTGGGAGCTTACAAGAATTCCAGCTTCAAACCCACATTCAAGTGATTGTTCTTTAATATATTATGAAAGAAAACATGAGTCAATTGAAAAACATAATGTTTTAAAAATATATAGGGTTACAAATGACCATCATTATGTATCTTTAAATGGTGCAGCAAGATTTGCATATGATTTTGAAAATAAAGTTCAAGTTAAAAATGAAGTAGCTTTTAATAGTGCAATAGAGGCTTTTCAAAAAGCAACTAGTGTAAAATTTAACTCTTTTATAACAAATGAAGAAGCTTTACTTTTACAAAAATTAAAAGAAAAACTTGGCTTTAAACTTATAAATGAAGATGCTTTTAAATATCAAAGATTCTTAAAAGCTTTTAGTAGTGTTACTGGAAATAGTTTATATAAAGGTTCTTTAAAAGAGGTTCATAATGCAGATTTTGTAATCTCACTTGGAAGTTTTTTAAAACATGATTTACCAAATGCAAGATATGCTTTTAATAATACAATAGTAACAAATAAAGCAAATGGATTATATTTCCATCCAATAGTTGATAAAATAGTAGAAAAAATTGGTAAAAAAGGTAAAAGTTCTGAATTTATTTACCATAAACCTTTAAAAGAAGAGGCTATTTTATATTTAATACTTGATTTATTTGCAAATGAGAATTTACCTTTAAATATTAAAGAGTATTTAGAATCTTTAAAAGAAAAAAGAGTAAAAACAGTAATTGAGACAAAAAAAGAACAAGTTATTGAAAAAGTAATAGATGAACAAACTGGTGAAGAAAAAGAAGTTAAAAAAATAATCTCTAAAGATGAAGAAAAACAAGTTGAATATATCTACTCAAAACTTTTAGATGAGATTGAACAAAATGAGAGTTTTTATGAACTTATCTCTTCAATGATTGATAAAAAACAAAGTTTTTCTTTAATTATAGGAGAGGATTTAATAACTCATCCAAATTGGGAAACTTTAGCAAAATTATGTGGTTTAATTGAAAAATATACAAACTTTAATTTAGTAATTATTCCTACAAAAACAAATACTTTAGGTGTAAGTTTAATTTGTGAACTTGATGAAAAAGCTGATGGTTTTATTGTAGGATATAATGAAAAAGCTGATTTTGAATTATCTGCTTTAGGGGATGCAGATTTAGATATTCCAGCTTTAAACCAACAAGAGGGAACTTTTGTAAATATTGATAAAAGGGTTGTTCCTACAAATGCAGCTTTACCATATAAAGGTTATACTTTAAATGATATAGCAAATAAACTTTTAGAGCAAGAGATAGAATATACAATAAAATATACACAAGCTTTACCTTTAAAAAAAGGTTTTAAAGCAATTTGTTTTGATGACTTATCTAACTACTTTTCAAATGATATGCAAGAGAATAGGGGTTATTTACTTGATGTGATGGAAGTAAGTAGTAGTGAAGAGTTTACTATTTCTTCTAGTGAACAGTTTAGTAAAACTCAAGAAGAAATTACTATTTATAAAGCAAATCCTATAAATGTATTTAATGAATTTGTAGCTATTTCTCATGAGTTTAAAGAAAAAGCAAAAACAGGAATTTATCTATCAAAAGCTCTTTTAGAAAAACTTTGTTTAAATGAAAAAGATAGTGTAAATATTAGTGCAAATGGCAAAACTTTAAAATTAGAAGTTTATTTTGATGATCAAATAGATGGAGAAATAGCATATATTTCTACTTTTGATAAAAATATTAAGACTAAAGAACTTTTTGATTCTTATAGATTTAATAAAGCAGTTATATCAAAGGCTTAG
- the nuoI gene encoding NADH-quinone oxidoreductase subunit NuoI: protein MSLEEFKNRNVGVQNYITVQDDNYPKTNGEAFKQVVKRSLKGELFNGLKITFNMMKEALFKNQMHTVQYPAEKLPISPRYRAVHKLLALLESGENRCIGCGLCEKICISNCIKMDTRIDENSRKEVLEYTINMGRCIFCGYCAEVCPELAIVHGGRYENASEQRAHFALKEDLLTPLDKLSLQKEYEGFGAVSIDADEKIKKTPLLY from the coding sequence ATGAGTTTAGAAGAGTTTAAAAATAGAAATGTAGGTGTTCAAAACTATATTACTGTTCAAGATGATAATTATCCTAAAACAAATGGTGAGGCTTTTAAACAAGTTGTAAAAAGAAGTTTAAAAGGTGAGCTTTTTAATGGATTGAAAATTACTTTTAATATGATGAAAGAAGCCTTATTTAAAAATCAAATGCATACAGTTCAATATCCAGCAGAGAAACTTCCTATTTCTCCACGATATAGAGCAGTACACAAACTTTTAGCTTTGTTAGAATCTGGTGAAAATAGATGTATTGGCTGTGGACTTTGTGAAAAAATATGTATTTCAAATTGTATAAAAATGGATACTAGAATTGATGAAAATTCAAGAAAAGAGGTTTTAGAATATACAATAAATATGGGTAGATGTATTTTTTGTGGATATTGTGCTGAGGTTTGCCCTGAACTTGCTATTGTTCATGGTGGAAGATATGAAAATGCCAGTGAACAAAGAGCTCATTTTGCATTAAAAGAGGATTTATTAACACCTCTTGATAAATTATCTTTACAAAAAGAGTATGAAGGTTTTGGAGCAGTATCTATTGATGCTGATGAAAAAATCAAGAAAACTCCACTTTTATATTAG
- a CDS encoding NADH-quinone oxidoreductase subunit J: MFEVVAFYLFATLTVVMFCITVFTNNALYALSSLAAGMIFISAFFFLLDAEFLGAVQIVVYTGAVMALYAFGMMFFDSLSLVKEKIKNPRLVFLLSGLIALLIVIIFVSPIIGQNVQANLPIHPEWGNTQDVGVVLFTKYLIPFEVAAIMLLVAMVGGIILAGKRMNTSYTQLSENQIEEQKEDL; encoded by the coding sequence TTGTTTGAAGTAGTAGCTTTTTATCTATTTGCAACTTTAACTGTTGTAATGTTTTGTATAACAGTATTTACAAATAATGCCCTTTATGCTTTAAGTTCCTTAGCTGCTGGTATGATATTTATTTCAGCTTTTTTCTTTCTTTTAGATGCGGAGTTTTTAGGTGCAGTACAAATAGTAGTTTATACAGGTGCAGTTATGGCTTTATATGCTTTTGGTATGATGTTTTTTGATTCACTTTCTCTTGTAAAAGAGAAAATTAAAAATCCAAGGTTAGTGTTTTTATTAAGTGGACTTATTGCTCTTTTAATCGTTATTATTTTTGTATCTCCTATAATTGGACAAAATGTACAAGCAAATCTTCCTATTCATCCAGAGTGGGGAAATACACAAGATGTGGGAGTGGTTTTATTTACTAAATATTTAATTCCTTTTGAAGTTGCTGCAATTATGCTTCTTGTGGCAATGGTTGGAGGGATTATTTTAGCTGGTAAAAGAATGAATACTTCATATACTCAATTAAGTGAAAATCAAATAGAAGAACAAAAGGAAGACCTATGA
- a CDS encoding NADH-quinone oxidoreductase subunit M: protein MDYILSILIFFPAFAALIGFLVKEDSIKAYGILVTAIEFILSIVMWINFDVQDSSMQFTQSFPIIPSYGINYLVGIDGISLFLVIMTTFMTMISLIGLSETKALKNLIITVLFLEMTMVGVFLALDAIIFYLFWELSLIPMLYIIGAWGGKLRVYAAIKFFLYTFFGSLIMLLGMLYLGYIYFQTTGNWSFNIQDWNMLILPFDLQLWLFIAFFAGFAIKVPMFPFHTWLPYAHGQAPTIGSVILAAVLLKMGTYGFVRFSLPLFPDASSYLVIPMAILALIAIVYTAMVAYAQEDMKQVIAYSSVSHMGVIILGIFALNVEGIAGAIFLMISHGIVSGALFMLVGVIYDRRHTKQIEEFGGLAKVMPKYATIFAVILMASVGLPLTIGFVGEFLSLLGFFKISPTLTLIAGLTIILGAVYMLVMYKKSFFGEITKEENKKLLDLNKKELMALIPLVALVILLGVYPKPILEPANNTVSKMIEIMHAKIVTQEAQIRLLDANSINGAQK from the coding sequence ATGGATTATATTTTATCAATACTAATATTTTTCCCAGCCTTTGCTGCACTTATAGGGTTTTTAGTAAAAGAGGATTCTATAAAAGCTTATGGGATTTTAGTAACTGCAATAGAGTTTATTTTAAGTATAGTAATGTGGATAAATTTTGATGTACAAGATTCAAGTATGCAATTTACTCAAAGTTTCCCAATAATTCCCTCTTATGGAATAAATTACCTTGTAGGTATAGATGGAATTTCACTATTTTTGGTTATTATGACAACTTTTATGACAATGATTTCTTTAATTGGTCTTAGTGAAACAAAAGCTTTAAAAAATCTAATTATTACAGTTTTATTTTTAGAAATGACAATGGTTGGAGTATTTTTAGCTTTAGATGCCATAATTTTCTATTTATTTTGGGAACTATCACTTATTCCTATGCTTTATATAATTGGAGCTTGGGGAGGAAAATTAAGAGTTTATGCAGCAATTAAATTCTTTTTATATACTTTTTTTGGTTCACTAATTATGCTTTTAGGTATGTTATACCTTGGATATATCTACTTTCAAACAACAGGAAATTGGAGTTTTAATATTCAAGATTGGAATATGCTTATTTTACCTTTTGATTTGCAACTTTGGTTATTTATTGCCTTTTTTGCTGGGTTTGCTATTAAAGTGCCAATGTTCCCTTTTCATACTTGGTTACCTTATGCCCATGGGCAAGCCCCAACAATTGGTTCAGTAATTCTAGCAGCAGTATTACTAAAAATGGGAACATATGGTTTTGTAAGATTTTCTTTACCTCTATTTCCAGATGCTAGCTCATATTTAGTAATTCCTATGGCAATTTTAGCCTTAATTGCAATTGTTTACACTGCAATGGTAGCTTATGCCCAAGAGGATATGAAACAAGTAATTGCTTACTCTTCTGTTTCTCATATGGGAGTTATAATTTTAGGTATTTTTGCTTTAAATGTAGAAGGAATAGCAGGAGCTATTTTTCTTATGATTTCTCATGGAATAGTATCAGGAGCACTGTTTATGCTTGTTGGAGTGATTTATGATAGAAGACATACAAAACAAATAGAAGAGTTTGGTGGGCTTGCAAAAGTAATGCCAAAATATGCAACAATTTTTGCAGTGATTTTAATGGCTTCTGTGGGACTTCCTCTAACTATTGGGTTTGTAGGAGAGTTTTTATCTCTTCTTGGTTTTTTTAAAATCTCGCCAACTCTTACTTTAATTGCTGGACTTACTATTATTTTAGGTGCAGTTTATATGTTAGTAATGTATAAAAAATCTTTTTTTGGTGAAATAACTAAAGAAGAGAATAAAAAACTTCTTGATTTAAATAAAAAAGAGTTAATGGCACTTATTCCTTTAGTAGCTTTAGTTATACTTTTAGGAGTTTATCCAAAACCAATTTTAGAACCTGCAAATAATACAGTATCTAAGATGATTGAAATAATGCATGCAAAAATAGTTACACAAGAAGCGCAAATTAGATTACTAGATGCAAATAGTATAAATGGAGCACAAAAATGA